Genomic DNA from Bacteroidota bacterium:
CAGATTGGTGCAGGTGTAATTAATCGGTGTGGTCATTAAATACTGTCCATAAAGTTGCAATGTTGTTTTCATAGAAGTTCGTTTTGGTGAACCGCTATGATGATTTATTTTGCCCTTGCTATCTCTCTGCCTGATTTTATCTTTTCAACATCTGCTTGTTTATTCCGAATGTTTTTTACCTTTGTTGCGAAAGTCCTAAAAGAATGATTTGTTACTGATTTTTCTCCATCTTCTTTGTATCAATTACTTTCCCATTCACTATAAGAGAGTAAGAATACATGCCCCCCATTAAATTTTGTGTATCGGCTTCAACTTTTCCATTTCCTGTTTCTTTAATTTCCACCCTCTTTATTTCCTTTCCGTAAAAGTCATAGAATACAATGTAAGCGCCTGTTACATTTTCAGGAATGAAATAACGAATCGTTGTTGACTCATTCATTGGATTTGGCTCATTCTGATAAAGTACACAATTGTTAGCAAGTTGAACATTAATAGTAGTTACAGAATTACCGGTGTTCTTATCTCCTCCACTATTATTAGTGCGCTCATTTTTCGAGTTTGTCAAACTATCAATTCTATTATTTAACTCCTGAACTGCTTTAACTAAAGGAACAACAATTTCCTCATATGATAAAGCGTAGTGTTCATGGCTTATATCGTCAGGCACTTCTACAATTGAAGAATTAAAACCGCAATCTTTTCCCGCTTTTTCTACTTCCTGAGCAATAAATCCAGCATGAACAATTTTTTGAGACGGTGAAAAATCCATTCCTAACTGATGTTTAGTTTTCAAACTATCTGGCATATTTTGAATCAGGAAATCATCTAGTTTTTTCGTGTCCATTTGATACGTAACAGGTCGAAGTTTATTGATAAACTCCAAACCTTTTACATCTTCCTTAACATTAAATTTAAAGCGGGCATCTGAACAAACAGTATATGCTACAGTGCCGCAGACACTAGTAACAGTAGTTGCTCCTAAATGAACTTCATGGCTGTTGCTTACAATTGCATTATATCCAATTGCAGAAGCATCGGTTAAGCCGCTGCAAGTTCCGCAAACATCCGCACCATACCCCACGCAGGTGTTGTTAGTGCCGGTTGTAACAGTTGCCCCCGCGATTTCACCTACAAAAGTATTTGCGCTGCCCGTTGTCATTGCAGAACCTGTCAGATAACCCACCGCAACATTATCACCACCCGAAGTGTTGCTGTTTGCAGCGCTGTAACCTAAAAAAGTATTGTCTGCTCCGCCTGCATTGCTGTATCCCGCATGGTAGCCAAGGAATGAGTTGGCTCCCGCTGTGGTAAGAAAACCGGCTTCCCTGCCCACAAACACATTGAAACTTGATGTTGCATTTGTATAGCCCGCCTGATAGCCAACTGCAGTGTTAGAAGCGCCTGTTGAATTAGTGAAACCGGCTTTAAAACCAAAGAAAGAATTGTTGCTGTAACTGCTTCCGGCAGAACCATCACCCGCGCCATAACCCACACAGGTATTGTTGCTTCCTGTTGCACTGGTATACATTGCCGCAAGCCCCATCGCCACATTATTTGCTCCGGTGGTGTTGCTAAACCCGCTGTTTTGCCCGATAAAAGTGTTGCTTGCCCCCGTATTGTTATAGCCCGCCTGATACCCTGCAAAAACATTTGCCCCGTTGGTAGTATTCTTGTAGCCACACTGGTAGCCGATAAAAACATTGTTTCCCCCGGTAGAGGTGGTGTATCCAGCGCTGCTGCCAAGAAAAACATTATCCGTGCCGGAGGTTGTATTGTATCCTGAAAGATAACCCAAAAAAGTGCCGTCTCTTGCCGTAGTATGATGATAGCCCGCCATGAATCCAACAATAGTATTATTGATATAGCTGCTGCTGCCCGTTGCTCCCAAACCCGCTGCATGACCCAGAATAGCATTGCTGCTGCCTGTAGCATAATACGCAGCAGAATCGCCTACTACAACATTGACGGTGCCGGTAGCATTTGTCAGCAATGAATATGCCCCAACGGTTACGTTGTCAGTGCCGGTGGTGGTGTTCAGCAGCGCGGAACTGCCCACTGCTACATTGGCATCGCCTCCGGTTAAAAGAGCAGTGCCTGCCTTATATCCAAAAAGAGAATTGTTGCTGATATCACTCTGGCTGTTTACTCCCTCGCCTGCTTGATATCCGGCTACTGTATTATTTGCTCCTGTTTTGTTATTTCCCAGCGCTTCGCTTCCCATGGCTATGTTGCTGCTGCCTGTGGTGTTGTTAATTTGCGCATCGTCTCCCACTGCCGTATTTCGCTTACCCGTGGTAGTTTGCAGCAAGGCATGCCTTCCAACAGCGGTATTTTCCCACCCATCGTAAGGAGAGCCGTTTGACCCTATGCAATTATATAATGCCTGAAATCCAATGGCTGTATTTTCGAGTCCATACACATTTCTATACATTGCCTGAGAACCTACAGCCGTATTTTCATAAGCACCATCAGATAAATACATGGCTGTATATCCAACAGCCGTGTTATCGTGCTCAAGCCCGTTAGCAGAAACTTTCTCGCTGGTAAATAAAGCCGAGCCGCCTACCGCTGTATTGCGGCTGCCAGCACCACTTGCATTAGTAAAATTGGTATTGAAGCCGCAACTATCCCCCACAAAAGTATTGTTTGAGCCAGTAGTGAGTGAATTGCCTGCATTTTCTCCTATGGCTGTATTTTTTCCTCCTGTCATTCCTGCTTTTCCTGAATTGCATCCGACAGAGGTGTTGCCGATAGTTCCACCGTCATTTGCATTGCTGCATCCGGCACTATTACTAATGGTGCCGCTGCCGTGCGTTTGCCCCTGTGCGTTGTACGCGCAAAAGAAAATTGTTGCTGCAAAAATAATTGCAGTAATTGTTTTGAATTGTGTAATTGTTTTCATTGTTGTTTGGTTTTATGCCCCGATAAGAATCAGGGCTGGTTATTATTTTTCATTTTACGCATTGCCGTCACACCTCAGGGAATCACGCCAACTCCTGCAGGAAAATTGGTTTTCCTCATAGGGAAAAATAGTTCCTCTGAAGGTCTGTTTATTATTCCTGCAGGAATGTTGTTTTTTGAGGCAAGAAAAAATTTTTCTCTGCAGGAATCTTCATTTCTCCTGCGGGAATCTTTGTTTTCACCCGAGGAAAAATCATTTCCTCCGCAGGCATGTTCATTATTGCTCAAGGAAAAATCATTTTCCCTCCAATACCCGGCTTGATTCCTGCTGTTCGGAGCATTTCCCCTGCAGGTCTGCTTGTTTCCTCTGTAGGTCTGTTGAGCATTCATTGCGAAAACCTTGCTTTTTCTTCAAATTCCGATTATTTCCTTATATCCTTATACCCTGTATCCTTATTTCCCTGCACCTGCTACATAACTCCCGTATAAAGAAAATCCGTCCATAGGTAGGGGTCTGCATTGGTGTGGCTGTAAACCGGATGCTTCGCCTTGTTTGCCGGAACGGAAGAGGCGGCTTTGCTGGTTTGCGTAGTTGCCGCGCTGGTTTTTTTGGTATGCGAAACGGGCAGAATGCTGGTGTGCTGAATGCCCACGATGGTGCCTGCGGCAAGGTCGGAAATAATAATATCGGCTTCGAGGGTAAAGCGGAGAATAACCGTTGCGGGCGGTGTGCCTTTTTGCGGGGTGGTGCCGTAGCGCCAGATATGCCCTTCATTTCCTTTGCGGGCTTTTTTCACGCGGTAATGCTCCCAGCCGGGTCCGCTGTCCACCAGTTCAAAATCGCGCGGGTGCAGTTCGGGTTTCTTTTTTAGTTTATAGCCCGTGGTAAGAATTAATTGTTCGGCTTTGTTTACATCGCCTGCTCCCAGGTCGTTTGCGTGGTCTTCCACATAATGCCCGTTGGAAGTGAGGGCGAGCATGAGGGCGGTGGCTTGCTCGTGCTCCAGTTTTGTGGTGGCGGTGGCGCGGTCGCCCGAAGCAATTTTTGTGAGCGTGGCGCGCAGGTTGGCAATCAGGTTGGAAACAGTTCCCGCGGTGGTAGCCGGCAACAGGGCAATGGGCGGGCTTGGAAAATTACTGTTGCCGGTAAGCCCCTGCACGGTGCCATCGCCAAAGGTGGCGAGCGCATCAGCGCTCATTTCTTTGAACTCGAACGATACTTTTGCTTTGCGGATGCTGAGTTTCATAAAATAGTTGGGTTTAAAGATTAATGTTCAGGATTTTTTTGTATTCGGTGATTTTGGATTGTATAAAATATTTTTTCAGTTTGAATAAGCCGCATTGCTTTGTTTTATTGACAAAGGAATAATAAAGTTTTGAAAATGATTTGGAGAAAAAAGACAGGTCGGGGACATTTCCCTATGAAATTCAGTTGGAGAATTTGTTGCCGGAACCCCTGATTGTTTCCTATTTTTGAAAAACATAAATGCCTGCCGCATGCTTGCGCTCGAACAGTTGATACAAAATTTGCCGCCCAAAGACACAGAAGTAATGAAAAAATACCTCCTGCTTTTTACGGATGAAAACCGCCACGAAGCCACGCTGCCGCTGAAACTTTTCAATTACCTGCTGCATAAACGGAAAACCGCCACCGCTGCCGATGCCTGCCTTTTTATTTACGGCAGCGGGCGCAATAAACAGGGCAAGTTCCGCAAACTCTGCTGGCGGCTGAAGCAAAAAATTTTTGACTGCCTTTGCACCGAATTGAACTATGAGAAAAAAGAAATGCTCGATGAAATGGACTGGGCGGCTTTCAGGGTGAGGAAGAAAGCGGCTATAAGCAGGTTGCTTTTTTTTCATAACAACGCTTCGGAAATTGCGCGCCAACTCATTGAAGAAATTATTTCTGAAAGCAAAAAGTTTGAATTTTATGAAACACTGGCAGAGCATCTTGATACTAAGAATTGGATATATAATTTTAAAGAAGGAGAAAAGGAGTTTGATAAAATTGTTTCTGAAGCCGGATTTTACAGAGAATGTCACCGCGCAAATGCAAAAGCAACTAATTATTATTATAAACTGATTTTTGTTTCAGAAAAAAATGCGGGGAATGAACAAAAAGTAAAATCATTTCTGAAAAAAGCCGTCAGAGAACTCGCCCTGCTTGCGGAAAAAACCAAATCGAATAAGATAAAATACTACCTGAAATATTTTGAACTGGAAATAAATTTCAGGAATAAGGATTATAAGGCGGCATCTCAAACCTGCTCTGAAATGCTCGCATTAATTTTTAATAATCCCTCCGTAAAAAGAAAACACCGAATCGGCATAACTTACGACCAGTTTTCGCGCTGCGAGTTATTGCTCGGTAATTTTGAAAAAGCAAGAGAATATGCAGCGGGGGCGCAAAAAATTTTTTCTCCCGCTTCCTTTGATTTCAGCATTTCGCAGGAGCAGGAATTTTACGCGCTGTTTTACGGCAAAAAATTTGCCGAAGCGGAAAAAATTGCTTCTGAAATGCTGCGCACTCCTTCACATAAAGAACTGGGCGAACTGCATAAGGCGAAATATATTTACCTGCACGCCCATGCGCTTTTCGTGCAGGGAAAATTCAAAGAAGCGCTGAATATGCTGCCGGAAAAATGGCACGATGCAAAAAACAATACGGAATGGGAAACGGGCTTACGCATTTTCAGAATCATGCTTTGCATTGAACTTGAAATGCAGGAAGAAGCGGGCAAACAAACTGAAGCCCTGCGCAAATATTTCGACTATCTTGAAAAGAAAAAAATACCCCTGTCTCCCCGCAATAAAGCCATTCTCGCGTGGCTGAGGCAACTCGCCACCCGCGATTTTGATTTCCGCGCCTTTAACTTTAAACATCAAACTTTAAAACCTGAAGCGAGATGGGAATTCTTCACTCCCGAAATCATTCCCTTCCACGAATGGGCGGAACATAAAAAAATGAGAAAATGAGTTATCGCTTATACCCTTATTACAAACAATTAACGATTAATGCCTTCCATCTCCAAAGCCGCATCAACGTACCAGTAGAAATCGGTGGGATGCCCGTTGATGTTGGAAAGTTCGCGCTTCTTTCCCAGGCGCACAATGAGTAGTTGAGAATCGGGAATCACAATAATGTATTGCCCCAGCACTCCGCGCGCGTAAAAAATAAAATGCCCTTTATACTGCGGAAGAATCCACCACGAGTAGCCGTAGCGTTTGTTGGGTTCATCGTTATCGGTGACGGGCGCGGGCTGAATGGATTCGAGCACATATTTTTCGGGAACAAGTTGTTTGCCGTTCCACCGCCCGCTGTCTGAATAAAGTTTTCCGAGCCGCGCAAAATCGCGCGCGTTGGAATTGAAACAGCAATATGCTTTTTCATCTCCGTTCGCATGGTCTAAACTCCAGAACGCATCGTGGTTGGCTTCAAGGGGCTTCCATAATTTTTCAGAAGCGTAATCGCTCAAACTCATTCCCACCGCTTTGCTCAGCGCGAAGCCCAGCAACTGCGTGTTGCCGCTGCGGTATTCAAATTTCTTTCCCGGCTCGCCCAGCACATTGTATTTGAAAACCAACTTGCGCAAATCATTTCCATAGTATGCTTCTGCGGCAAAGCCGATGGGGTTGATATAACTTTCGTCAAAATCAAACCCCGAACTCATCGTAAGCAAATGGCGGAACGTGATAGAACTTTTCTTTCCTTCCCTGCATTCGGGAAGAAAATCACAGACGGGCTCGTAAATGGATTTTATTTTTCCTTCTTCCACCGCAATGCCTGTGAGAATGCTCACAATGGTTTTTGCCATGGAGAAAGAACTGGTGTGCGAAGTGTCTGTGTAGCCATCCCAGTATTCTTCGTGGCGGATGGAATCGTCTTTAATAATAAGGTACGCCACCGTATTCATGCGCTCCATGTCGCCAAGGTATTGCGAAGGAATTTTTTTCGTGTTGTAGTCCTTGCCGATTGCCCACTCTTTCGGTGCGCCTGTTTTCACAATGCGGTTTTCAAAAATCCTGTACTCGTCAATATCGGCAGTCACGCGCCCTTTCAGGTAAGTGTTTGCGAAACCTTTATATAAATATGTTTTCCCCGAAACAAGAATGAGAATGTTCAGCACCACAAGCAGGATGAGCAGCCACTTGAAAAATGTTTTGAGGATTTTAAAAAATGTTTTCATATATCAAATGTAAAAGGAATTTCTGGTAACGAAGTAACGAATCATTCTTACTTTTATTCGTAACATTCGTTATGAAATTCGTTACTTCGTTACCAGGGAATCGACAATAGTACACTCAAACACCAGCGCGAAATATTTTTTCACTTTGCTTTTCACTTCTTCCATATTCATTTCTCTTCCCAATTCTTTTTCCATAGAAGTAACCGCTTTATCTGAAATTCCGCAGGGAATAATATTGTTGAAGTAACTCAAATCAGAATTTACATTGAACGCAAAGCCGTGCATGGTTACCCAGCGCGATGTGCGCACACCGAGCGCACAGATTTTTCTTGCTTTCAGTTTGTTTGTCCAATCGAGCCAAACTCCGGTGAGCCCTTCTATTCTTCCGGCTTCAATTCCGTAATCATTGAGCGTGAGAATAATTATTTCTTCGAGGCAGCGCAGGTATTTGTGAATGTCGGTAAAAAAATTATCCAGGTCCAGAATGGGATAGCCCACCATCTGCCCGGGACCGTGATAGGTAATATCTCCTCCCCTGTTTATTTTATAGTAAGAAGCATTTTTTTCCCTGAGGGAATTTTCATTCAGCAATAAATTTTTTTCATCCCCGCTTTTGCCAAGTGTGTACACGTGCGGATGCTCGCAGAAGAGCAAATGGTTTTCGGTTTTCGGTTTTCGGTTTTCGGTTCGGGCAAGAATTTTTTCGGATGCGCTCGCTTCAAAAAGTTTTTCCTGGTAATCCCAGCACTCTTTGTAATCAATCAATCCTAAATCGCGGAAAAATACAGATGGGACAGGGGACATAGGGCAAGGGACAGGTTATTTTTTTTCCAGTGTTTGAATGGACTTTGTAAGCATAGCAATGATGGAAGCAAGTTTTTTATCGCGCGCAGAAATAACATCGGGCGGCAAAAGAAATTTAGAACGCATATACCATCCTCTTGTTTCCCTTGCCGAACCTCTTGCAATT
This window encodes:
- a CDS encoding tail fiber domain-containing protein, which translates into the protein MKTITQFKTITAIIFAATIFFCAYNAQGQTHGSGTISNSAGCSNANDGGTIGNTSVGCNSGKAGMTGGKNTAIGENAGNSLTTGSNNTFVGDSCGFNTNFTNASGAGSRNTAVGGSALFTSEKVSANGLEHDNTAVGYTAMYLSDGAYENTAVGSQAMYRNVYGLENTAIGFQALYNCIGSNGSPYDGWENTAVGRHALLQTTTGKRNTAVGDDAQINNTTGSSNIAMGSEALGNNKTGANNTVAGYQAGEGVNSQSDISNNSLFGYKAGTALLTGGDANVAVGSSALLNTTTGTDNVTVGAYSLLTNATGTVNVVVGDSAAYYATGSSNAILGHAAGLGATGSSSYINNTIVGFMAGYHHTTARDGTFLGYLSGYNTTSGTDNVFLGSSAGYTTSTGGNNVFIGYQCGYKNTTNGANVFAGYQAGYNNTGASNTFIGQNSGFSNTTGANNVAMGLAAMYTSATGSNNTCVGYGAGDGSAGSSYSNNSFFGFKAGFTNSTGASNTAVGYQAGYTNATSSFNVFVGREAGFLTTAGANSFLGYHAGYSNAGGADNTFLGYSAANSNTSGGDNVAVGYLTGSAMTTGSANTFVGEIAGATVTTGTNNTCVGYGADVCGTCSGLTDASAIGYNAIVSNSHEVHLGATTVTSVCGTVAYTVCSDARFKFNVKEDVKGLEFINKLRPVTYQMDTKKLDDFLIQNMPDSLKTKHQLGMDFSPSQKIVHAGFIAQEVEKAGKDCGFNSSIVEVPDDISHEHYALSYEEIVVPLVKAVQELNNRIDSLTNSKNERTNNSGGDKNTGNSVTTINVQLANNCVLYQNEPNPMNESTTIRYFIPENVTGAYIVFYDFYGKEIKRVEIKETGNGKVEADTQNLMGGMYSYSLIVNGKVIDTKKMEKNQ
- a CDS encoding serine hydrolase; protein product: MKTFFKILKTFFKWLLILLVVLNILILVSGKTYLYKGFANTYLKGRVTADIDEYRIFENRIVKTGAPKEWAIGKDYNTKKIPSQYLGDMERMNTVAYLIIKDDSIRHEEYWDGYTDTSHTSSFSMAKTIVSILTGIAVEEGKIKSIYEPVCDFLPECREGKKSSITFRHLLTMSSGFDFDESYINPIGFAAEAYYGNDLRKLVFKYNVLGEPGKKFEYRSGNTQLLGFALSKAVGMSLSDYASEKLWKPLEANHDAFWSLDHANGDEKAYCCFNSNARDFARLGKLYSDSGRWNGKQLVPEKYVLESIQPAPVTDNDEPNKRYGYSWWILPQYKGHFIFYARGVLGQYIIVIPDSQLLIVRLGKKRELSNINGHPTDFYWYVDAALEMEGINR
- the lipB gene encoding lipoyl(octanoyl) transferase LipB, whose translation is MSPVPSVFFRDLGLIDYKECWDYQEKLFEASASEKILARTENRKPKTENHLLFCEHPHVYTLGKSGDEKNLLLNENSLREKNASYYKINRGGDITYHGPGQMVGYPILDLDNFFTDIHKYLRCLEEIIILTLNDYGIEAGRIEGLTGVWLDWTNKLKARKICALGVRTSRWVTMHGFAFNVNSDLSYFNNIIPCGISDKAVTSMEKELGREMNMEEVKSKVKKYFALVFECTIVDSLVTK